One genomic window of Metopolophium dirhodum isolate CAU chromosome 4, ASM1992520v1, whole genome shotgun sequence includes the following:
- the LOC132943234 gene encoding uncharacterized protein LOC132943234 isoform X2 → MKYRHVEKLLVNFPLGTQIKFEKYVNGYQQKQLEQLDCSVLETKSIPSTSTQHFVSSNSSTKNLPESCFDLSQILTRSTQGPLIVDYYFKHKHLNESCRTLLVEIIINDLIKRNQTMTINLSNDIANAILLSFPSEIKDVYFLRDVSCKAPKGKLYSKYFNTMKKLQSVGLKSTSKTYENNKKILCRSEDRLDYSLEMEPESEDLCASLQDLDLTWPEIETIWKKTNNFRLQYIKNNNTASIFKKWIQFTQPMGYKLVEIDFCHMYSNFKNLSAKFERKSSLLLKIFDERIKDNASKILLNQLKESPDLCENGKNLVIFYLMHSLFVPSSRKITRDDNGKKSVIKYSIKDSQNTFIIEASTPLELEVIIEKLKKQENNIQPCILVVGSLLNPKQIIVYFDDVKYKLFSVFKAIDICFKLFHVFNLEYPYESSNVWLFLQNYFYEINTKYDKSCSLVKQICSELDANYNI, encoded by the exons ATGAAGTACAGACATGTTGAAAAATTGTTAGTAAACTTTCCACTTggtacacaaattaaatttgaaaaatatgtcaatGGGTATCAACAAAAACAGTTGGAACAACTTGATTGTTCGGTCTTAGAAACCAAGTCTATCCCATCAACTTCCACTCAACATTTTGTTTCATCAAACTCCTCTACAAAGAATCTACCAGAAAGTTGTTTTGATTTAAGTCAAATTTTAACTCGAAGTACCCAAGGTCCATTAATTGTggactattattttaaacacaaacaTCTGAATGAATCGTGTCGTACTTTACTTGTTGAAATTATCATTAATGATTTGATTAAGAGAAATCAGACTATGACTATTAATCTATCCAATGATATAGCCAATGCTATTTTACTGTCATTTCCATCAGaaataaag gatgtatattttttaagggATGTATCTTGTAAAGCTCCAAAAGGGAAACTTtactcaaaatatttcaatacaatgAAGAAATTACAAAGTGTTGGATTAAAATCCACTAGTAAAacatatgagaataataagaaAATTCTTTGTAGATCTGAAGATCGACTTGATTATTCACTCG AAATGGAACCAGAATCTGAAGATTTGTGTGCAAGTTTACAAGATTTAGACTTAACTTGGCCTGAAATTGAGACAATTTGgaaaaaaactaacaattttAGGCTTCAATATATTAAGAATAACAACACAGCgtctattttcaaaaaatggatACAGTTTACTCAACCAATGGGCTataaattg gtAGAGATAGATTTCTGTCACATGTACTCAAACTTTAAAAACCTATCAGCCAAATTTGAAAGAAAGTCATCTTtgctattgaaaatatttgacgAAAGAATAAAAGATAAtgcaagtaaaatattattaaatcaattaaaagaaTCTCCTGATTTATGCGAAA atgGGAAAAacttggttatattttatttgatgcatTCGTTATTTGTACCTTCATCAAGAAAAATTACCAGAGATGACAATGGAAAAAAATCTGTCATAAAATATTCCATAAAAGATtctcaaaatacatttattatagaaGCATCTACTCCCCTTGAACTAGAAGTCATCATAGAGAAACtgaaaaaacaagaaaataatatacagccaTGTATACTAGTTGTTGGCTCATTATTAAACCCTaaacaaataatagtatatttcgaTGATGTTAAATACAAGttgttttctgtttttaaaGCTATCGATATTTGTTTTAAGCTATTCCATGTTTTTAATCTTGAATATCCATATGAATCAAGTAACGTGTggttatttttgcaaaattatttttatgaaattaacacTAAATATGACAAAAGTTGTAGTTTAGTAAAGCAAATTTGCTCAGAATTAgatgcaaattataatatttaa
- the LOC132943234 gene encoding uncharacterized protein LOC132943234 isoform X1 — translation MDRWLLENSNNSEHEIYTEIGGPTSSITNHENSSTAYMNNDECMEIWNILKSWKLESVYQTCIDQFIDVEVLKYMKYRHVEKLLVNFPLGTQIKFEKYVNGYQQKQLEQLDCSVLETKSIPSTSTQHFVSSNSSTKNLPESCFDLSQILTRSTQGPLIVDYYFKHKHLNESCRTLLVEIIINDLIKRNQTMTINLSNDIANAILLSFPSEIKDVYFLRDVSCKAPKGKLYSKYFNTMKKLQSVGLKSTSKTYENNKKILCRSEDRLDYSLEMEPESEDLCASLQDLDLTWPEIETIWKKTNNFRLQYIKNNNTASIFKKWIQFTQPMGYKLVEIDFCHMYSNFKNLSAKFERKSSLLLKIFDERIKDNASKILLNQLKESPDLCENGKNLVIFYLMHSLFVPSSRKITRDDNGKKSVIKYSIKDSQNTFIIEASTPLELEVIIEKLKKQENNIQPCILVVGSLLNPKQIIVYFDDVKYKLFSVFKAIDICFKLFHVFNLEYPYESSNVWLFLQNYFYEINTKYDKSCSLVKQICSELDANYNI, via the exons ATGGACCGTTGGTtattagaaaattctaataattcTGAGCATGAAATATATACCGAAATTGGTGGACCAACGTCATCTATAACAAATCATGAAAATTCTTCAACTGCCTACATGAATAATGACGAGTGTATGGAAATATGGAACATCCTAAAGTCGTGGAAACTTGAGTCTGTTTATCAAACTTGCATAG atcAGTTTATAGATGTTGAAGTGTTGAAGTATATGAAGTACAGACATGTTGAAAAATTGTTAGTAAACTTTCCACTTggtacacaaattaaatttgaaaaatatgtcaatGGGTATCAACAAAAACAGTTGGAACAACTTGATTGTTCGGTCTTAGAAACCAAGTCTATCCCATCAACTTCCACTCAACATTTTGTTTCATCAAACTCCTCTACAAAGAATCTACCAGAAAGTTGTTTTGATTTAAGTCAAATTTTAACTCGAAGTACCCAAGGTCCATTAATTGTggactattattttaaacacaaacaTCTGAATGAATCGTGTCGTACTTTACTTGTTGAAATTATCATTAATGATTTGATTAAGAGAAATCAGACTATGACTATTAATCTATCCAATGATATAGCCAATGCTATTTTACTGTCATTTCCATCAGaaataaag gatgtatattttttaagggATGTATCTTGTAAAGCTCCAAAAGGGAAACTTtactcaaaatatttcaatacaatgAAGAAATTACAAAGTGTTGGATTAAAATCCACTAGTAAAacatatgagaataataagaaAATTCTTTGTAGATCTGAAGATCGACTTGATTATTCACTCG AAATGGAACCAGAATCTGAAGATTTGTGTGCAAGTTTACAAGATTTAGACTTAACTTGGCCTGAAATTGAGACAATTTGgaaaaaaactaacaattttAGGCTTCAATATATTAAGAATAACAACACAGCgtctattttcaaaaaatggatACAGTTTACTCAACCAATGGGCTataaattg gtAGAGATAGATTTCTGTCACATGTACTCAAACTTTAAAAACCTATCAGCCAAATTTGAAAGAAAGTCATCTTtgctattgaaaatatttgacgAAAGAATAAAAGATAAtgcaagtaaaatattattaaatcaattaaaagaaTCTCCTGATTTATGCGAAA atgGGAAAAacttggttatattttatttgatgcatTCGTTATTTGTACCTTCATCAAGAAAAATTACCAGAGATGACAATGGAAAAAAATCTGTCATAAAATATTCCATAAAAGATtctcaaaatacatttattatagaaGCATCTACTCCCCTTGAACTAGAAGTCATCATAGAGAAACtgaaaaaacaagaaaataatatacagccaTGTATACTAGTTGTTGGCTCATTATTAAACCCTaaacaaataatagtatatttcgaTGATGTTAAATACAAGttgttttctgtttttaaaGCTATCGATATTTGTTTTAAGCTATTCCATGTTTTTAATCTTGAATATCCATATGAATCAAGTAACGTGTggttatttttgcaaaattatttttatgaaattaacacTAAATATGACAAAAGTTGTAGTTTAGTAAAGCAAATTTGCTCAGAATTAgatgcaaattataatatttaa